The following proteins come from a genomic window of Achromobacter deleyi:
- the yidD gene encoding membrane protein insertion efficiency factor YidD: MNGSSPRQAGRPRRGRSVGAAILIAPIRFYRFFLSPWIGRQCRFTPTCSAYAIEAIERHGPWRGFWLMLRRIGRCHPWSPGGWDPVPPSKGTNRGACCSHGHRTEHD; encoded by the coding sequence ATGAACGGGTCATCCCCCCGGCAGGCAGGCCGTCCGCGACGCGGGCGTTCCGTGGGGGCCGCAATACTCATTGCCCCGATCCGGTTCTACAGGTTTTTCCTGAGCCCCTGGATCGGCCGGCAATGCCGCTTCACCCCGACCTGCTCGGCGTATGCGATCGAGGCGATCGAACGCCACGGTCCCTGGCGCGGCTTCTGGCTGATGCTGCGACGCATCGGCCGCTGCCACCCCTGGTCGCCCGGCGGCTGGGACCCGGTTCCGCCGTCCAAGGGAACCAACCGCGGGGCCTGCTGCTCCCATGGCCACCGCACCGAGCATGATTGA
- the dnaN gene encoding DNA polymerase III subunit beta, translating into MQLVQTTRDALLKPLSTVAGIVERRHTLPILANILMRKEGNKVAFIATDLEVQITTHADFGVGHDNESTTVAARKLLDILKALPDTGDVRLALASNKLSVQSAKSRFALQTLAASEFPTVAQPEQWDVSLSMPQRTLRHLFNMVHFAMAQQDIRYYLNGMLLVFEPGRVRAVATDGHRLAHCSTEADGISERHEVIVPRKTVLEMQRLLEDSDELVSIDVAPGQIRFRFGDVELVSKLVEGKFPDFTRVIPTNYSRHFLVGREALQGSLQRAAILTTDKFKGVRLQLAQNQMKISSSNAEQEEAQEEIDIDYGFEPLDVGFNVGYLLDVLANVKVDNIQWSVMPDANASALITLPDDDQFKYVVMPMRI; encoded by the coding sequence ATGCAACTCGTACAAACCACACGCGATGCATTGCTGAAACCGCTGTCGACCGTGGCGGGCATCGTCGAAAGACGCCATACCCTGCCCATCCTGGCGAACATCCTGATGCGCAAGGAAGGCAACAAGGTTGCCTTCATCGCGACCGACCTGGAAGTGCAGATCACCACGCACGCCGACTTCGGTGTGGGCCACGACAACGAGTCCACCACGGTCGCGGCGCGCAAGTTGCTGGACATCCTGAAAGCCCTGCCGGACACCGGCGACGTGCGCCTGGCGCTGGCCAGCAACAAGCTGTCGGTGCAGTCGGCCAAGAGCCGCTTCGCGCTGCAGACGCTGGCCGCCAGCGAATTCCCCACCGTGGCCCAGCCCGAGCAGTGGGACGTATCGCTGAGCATGCCGCAACGCACGCTGCGCCACCTGTTCAACATGGTGCACTTCGCCATGGCGCAACAGGACATCCGCTACTACCTGAACGGCATGCTGCTGGTGTTCGAACCGGGCCGCGTGCGCGCGGTCGCCACCGACGGCCACCGCCTGGCGCACTGCTCAACCGAAGCCGACGGCATCAGCGAGCGTCACGAAGTCATCGTGCCGCGCAAGACCGTGCTGGAAATGCAGCGCCTGCTGGAAGACTCCGACGAACTCGTCTCGATCGACGTGGCGCCGGGCCAGATCCGTTTCCGCTTCGGCGACGTCGAGCTGGTGTCCAAGCTGGTCGAAGGCAAGTTCCCCGATTTCACCCGCGTCATCCCGACCAACTACTCGCGCCACTTCCTGGTGGGCCGCGAAGCCCTGCAGGGCAGCCTGCAGCGCGCCGCCATCCTGACCACCGACAAGTTCAAGGGCGTGCGCCTGCAACTGGCGCAGAACCAGATGAAGATCTCGTCCTCCAACGCCGAGCAGGAAGAGGCGCAGGAAGAAATCGACATCGACTACGGCTTCGAGCCGCTGGACGTCGGCTTCAACGTCGGCTACCTGCTCGACGTGCTGGCCAACGTCAAGGTCGACAACATCCAGTGGTCGGTCATGCCCGATGCCAACGCGTCGGCGCTCATCACCCTGCCCGACGACGACCAGTTCAAGTACGTCGTCATGCCCATGCGGATCTAA
- a CDS encoding PLP-dependent cysteine synthase family protein: MLAASSIELIGNTPLIALSRVHDGPGRIVAKAEFLQPGGSVKDRAAKAILLAARADGRLAPGMPVIEMTSGNMGAGLAVACAALGHPLVVTMSAGNSPARARMLEGLGAEVVLVPQVDGAPGQVTGADVEAAARVAAALAGERGGFYVDQFNAVECIAAHETGTGREILEQAGAPVDGWVAAVGTGCTFMGVARALKAASAATLCAAVEPLGCEVLAGEPVTKARHLIQGTSYGAVPPHWDPSLMDLSIAVTDDEAQEWRRLLAVREGLYVGYSAAANACAAAKLLRSGRLPADATVATVLCDTGLKY; the protein is encoded by the coding sequence ATGCTGGCCGCTTCCTCGATCGAACTCATCGGCAACACCCCCCTGATCGCGCTGAGCCGCGTGCACGACGGCCCCGGCCGCATCGTGGCCAAGGCCGAATTCCTGCAACCGGGCGGCAGCGTCAAGGATCGCGCCGCCAAGGCCATCCTGCTGGCCGCGCGCGCCGACGGCCGCCTGGCGCCCGGCATGCCGGTGATCGAGATGACCAGCGGCAACATGGGGGCGGGCCTGGCCGTGGCCTGCGCCGCGCTGGGGCATCCGCTGGTGGTCACCATGTCGGCGGGCAACAGCCCCGCCCGCGCCCGCATGCTGGAAGGACTGGGCGCCGAAGTGGTGCTGGTGCCGCAGGTCGATGGCGCCCCCGGGCAGGTCACCGGCGCCGACGTCGAGGCGGCGGCCCGGGTGGCGGCCGCGCTGGCGGGCGAACGCGGCGGCTTCTACGTCGACCAGTTCAATGCCGTCGAATGCATCGCCGCGCACGAAACCGGTACTGGCCGCGAAATCCTGGAACAGGCCGGCGCTCCCGTGGACGGCTGGGTCGCGGCCGTCGGCACCGGCTGCACCTTCATGGGCGTGGCGCGCGCGCTCAAGGCGGCGAGCGCCGCCACGTTGTGCGCGGCGGTCGAGCCGCTGGGCTGCGAAGTGCTGGCGGGGGAACCGGTGACCAAGGCGCGCCACCTGATCCAGGGCACCAGCTACGGCGCCGTGCCGCCGCACTGGGATCCGTCCCTGATGGACCTGAGCATCGCGGTCACCGACGACGAGGCGCAGGAATGGCGGCGCCTGCTGGCCGTGCGCGAGGGGCTGTACGTGGGCTATTCCGCCGCCGCCAACGCGTGCGCGGCCGCCAAGCTGTTGCGTTCGGGCCGGCTGCCCGCGGACGCGACGGTGGCCACGGTGCTGTGCGATACGGGCCTGAAATACTAG
- a CDS encoding sigma-70 family RNA polymerase sigma factor gives MNPQGYLSTPSIETLYHDHHGWLRGWLQRRLGNAADAADLAHDAFLRLIHKPAPRGFGSPGEARAYLRSMAQGMCINLWHRREIEQAWLDTLAARPEACAPSAERQAIVLEALQEIGALLRDLPPKAAQAFLMAAVCEVPSADVAAELHISPRMVRKYVAQVMLRCMLTEAGATARALRDPTFA, from the coding sequence GTGAATCCGCAGGGATATCTCTCCACGCCCTCCATCGAGACCCTCTACCACGACCATCATGGCTGGTTGCGGGGATGGTTGCAGCGGCGCCTGGGCAATGCGGCCGATGCCGCGGACCTGGCGCACGATGCCTTCCTGCGGCTTATCCACAAGCCGGCGCCACGCGGCTTTGGCAGTCCGGGCGAGGCCCGCGCCTATCTGCGCAGCATGGCGCAGGGCATGTGCATCAACCTGTGGCACCGGCGCGAGATCGAGCAGGCCTGGCTCGACACGCTGGCGGCGCGTCCCGAAGCGTGCGCGCCGTCCGCCGAACGCCAGGCGATCGTGCTGGAAGCGCTGCAGGAGATCGGCGCGCTGCTGCGCGACCTGCCGCCCAAGGCCGCCCAGGCCTTCCTGATGGCCGCGGTGTGCGAGGTCCCGAGCGCCGACGTCGCCGCGGAACTTCACATCTCGCCGCGCATGGTGCGCAAATACGTGGCCCAGGTGATGCTGCGCTGCATGCTGACCGAGGCCGGCGCCACCGCCCGGGCGCTGCGGGATCCGACTTTCGCCTGA
- the dnaA gene encoding chromosomal replication initiator protein DnaA has translation MKEFWQTCVSRLEQELPPQQISAWIRPLVPLAYDETQAVLRVAAPNRFKLDWVRKNFSHQIEALAAEWFERPVQVLFELPSQGATPRMPVAPVRAQPPVPTAPSAAAPLGGAPPPGMPAQPAAPAPVATTAAAAAVNADAANIVYERSRLNTDLTFENFVTGKANQLARAAALQVAENPGTSYNPLFLYGGVGLGKTHLIHAIGNAMVAAGTGVRVRYVHADQYVSDVVKAYQRKAFDDFKRYYHSLDLLLIDDIQFFSGKNRTQEEFFYAFEAMVAQRKQIIITSDTYPKELSGIDSRLISRFDSGLTVAIEPPELEMRVAILLRKAESEGVPMPEEVAFFIAKHLRSNVRELEGALRKVLAYARFHGRDVLTVDVCKEALKDLLSVSNGQITVENIQKTVADFYKIKVADMYSKRRPANIALPRQVAMYLAKELTQKSLPEIGDLFGGRDHTTVLHAVRKISDARAKQAELNHTLHVLEQTLKG, from the coding sequence ATGAAAGAATTCTGGCAGACCTGCGTCAGTCGTCTTGAGCAGGAACTCCCCCCCCAACAAATCAGCGCGTGGATACGACCGCTGGTCCCGCTTGCGTATGACGAAACGCAGGCGGTGCTGCGCGTTGCCGCCCCCAACCGGTTCAAGCTGGACTGGGTGCGCAAGAACTTCTCCCACCAGATCGAAGCGTTGGCCGCGGAGTGGTTCGAGCGTCCGGTACAGGTCCTGTTCGAATTGCCCTCGCAGGGCGCGACGCCGCGCATGCCGGTGGCGCCCGTGCGCGCGCAGCCGCCCGTGCCGACCGCGCCTTCGGCCGCCGCGCCCCTGGGCGGCGCGCCGCCGCCAGGCATGCCGGCGCAGCCCGCCGCGCCCGCTCCCGTCGCGACCACCGCGGCGGCCGCGGCCGTGAACGCGGACGCCGCCAACATCGTGTACGAGCGCTCGCGCCTGAACACCGACCTGACGTTCGAGAATTTCGTCACGGGCAAGGCCAACCAGCTGGCGCGCGCCGCCGCGCTGCAGGTGGCCGAGAACCCGGGCACCTCGTACAACCCGCTGTTCCTGTACGGCGGCGTGGGCCTGGGCAAGACCCACCTGATCCACGCCATCGGCAACGCCATGGTGGCGGCGGGCACCGGGGTGCGCGTGCGCTACGTGCATGCCGACCAGTACGTGTCCGACGTGGTCAAGGCGTACCAGCGCAAGGCGTTCGATGACTTCAAGCGCTACTACCATTCGCTCGACCTGCTGCTGATCGACGATATCCAGTTCTTCTCCGGCAAGAACCGCACGCAGGAAGAATTCTTCTATGCGTTCGAGGCGATGGTGGCCCAGCGCAAGCAGATCATCATCACCAGCGATACGTATCCGAAGGAACTGTCGGGCATCGACAGCCGCCTGATCTCGCGCTTCGATTCCGGCCTGACGGTCGCGATCGAGCCGCCCGAACTCGAGATGCGCGTGGCGATCCTGCTGCGCAAGGCCGAGTCCGAAGGCGTGCCGATGCCCGAGGAAGTGGCGTTCTTCATCGCCAAGCACCTGCGCAGCAACGTGCGCGAGCTCGAAGGCGCGTTGCGCAAGGTGCTGGCCTACGCCCGTTTCCACGGCCGCGACGTGCTCACCGTGGACGTCTGCAAGGAAGCCTTGAAGGATCTGCTATCCGTGTCCAACGGCCAGATCACCGTCGAGAACATCCAGAAGACGGTGGCGGATTTCTACAAGATCAAGGTGGCCGACATGTATTCGAAACGCCGGCCGGCCAATATCGCGTTGCCGCGCCAGGTCGCCATGTACCTGGCGAAGGAGCTGACCCAGAAAAGCCTGCCGGAAATCGGCGATCTGTTCGGTGGCCGTGATCACACCACCGTACTGCACGCCGTACGCAAGATTTCCGACGCCCGCGCCAAGCAAGCGGAGCTCAACCATACCCTGCACGTGTTGGAACAAACTCTAAAAGGATGA
- the gyrB gene encoding DNA topoisomerase (ATP-hydrolyzing) subunit B, producing MSDQQNTTPENGGYGADSIKMLKGLEAVRKRPGMYIGDTSDGTGLHHMVFEVVDNAIDEALAGWCDDIVVTIHTDNSISVTDNGRGIPTDIHKDDEFHRSAAEIVMTELHAGGKFDQNSYKVSGGLHGVGVSCVNALSEWLRLTIRRNGEVHQMEFRQGERVAPLAVTGTTDKRGTEVRFLADPIIFNNIEYHYEILSKRLRELSFLNNGVKIRLIDQRQGKEENFAFSGGVKGFVEYINRAKTVLHPNVFSVTTESAAGGVPVGVEVAMQWNDSYSESVLCFTNNIPQRDGGSHLTGLRAAMTRIINKYITDNELAKKAKVETSGDDMREGLACVLSVKVPEPKFSSQTKDKLVSSEVRPAVEEAVARTLETWLLEHPNDAKALCAKIVEAARAREAARKAREMTRRKSVLEGAGLPGKLADCQEKDPALCELYIVEGDSAGGSAKQGRDRKFQAILPLRGKVLNVEKARFDRLIASEQIATLITALGTSIGPDFNVDKLRYHRLIIMTDADVDGAHIRTLLLTLLYRQMPELVQRGYVYIAQPPLYKVKVGREERYLKDDQEEAQFMLQLALKDAEIISGGNIIRGDELSELARQYVAADGVIARLSRVFDVAALSAMAEGVEINLESTESTADSARRLADAMRDPVSGNGVEVVPEFDEATERHRLSIQRMHHGNVRVSIIDADFVGGSDYAILSRAAKSFSGKVGPRSLAARGEGEKRKEQNVSDFREAMQWLRSEADRGISKQRYKGLGEMNPEQLWETTMDPKVRRLLRVQIEDAIAADEVFTTLMGDDVEPRRNFIEAHALSAGNIDV from the coding sequence ATGTCAGATCAGCAGAACACCACTCCCGAGAACGGCGGCTACGGCGCCGACTCGATCAAGATGCTCAAGGGGCTGGAGGCCGTGCGCAAGCGCCCCGGCATGTACATCGGCGACACGTCGGACGGCACCGGGCTGCACCACATGGTGTTCGAAGTCGTCGACAACGCCATTGACGAAGCGCTGGCCGGCTGGTGCGACGACATCGTCGTCACGATCCACACCGACAACTCGATCTCGGTCACCGACAATGGCCGCGGCATCCCCACGGACATCCACAAGGACGACGAATTCCACCGCAGCGCGGCCGAAATCGTCATGACCGAACTGCACGCCGGCGGCAAGTTCGACCAGAACTCGTACAAGGTGTCCGGCGGCCTGCACGGCGTGGGCGTGTCGTGCGTGAACGCGCTGTCCGAGTGGCTGCGCCTGACCATCCGCCGCAATGGCGAAGTGCACCAGATGGAATTCCGCCAGGGCGAGCGCGTCGCGCCCCTGGCCGTGACCGGCACGACCGACAAGCGCGGCACCGAAGTGCGCTTCCTGGCCGACCCGATCATCTTCAACAACATCGAGTACCACTACGAGATCCTCTCCAAGCGCCTGCGCGAGCTCTCTTTCCTGAACAACGGCGTCAAGATCCGCCTGATCGACCAGCGCCAGGGCAAGGAAGAGAACTTCGCCTTCTCGGGCGGCGTGAAGGGTTTCGTCGAATACATCAACCGCGCCAAGACGGTGCTGCATCCGAACGTGTTCTCGGTCACCACCGAGTCGGCCGCGGGCGGCGTGCCGGTGGGCGTGGAAGTGGCGATGCAGTGGAACGACAGCTATAGCGAAAGCGTGCTGTGCTTCACCAACAACATCCCGCAGCGCGACGGCGGCTCGCACCTGACCGGCCTGCGCGCGGCGATGACCCGCATCATCAACAAGTACATCACCGACAACGAACTGGCCAAGAAGGCCAAGGTCGAGACCTCGGGCGACGACATGCGCGAAGGCCTGGCCTGCGTGCTGTCGGTGAAGGTGCCGGAACCCAAGTTCAGCAGCCAGACCAAGGACAAGCTGGTCTCGAGCGAAGTGCGCCCGGCCGTCGAAGAAGCCGTGGCCCGCACGCTGGAAACCTGGCTGCTGGAGCATCCGAACGACGCCAAGGCGCTGTGCGCCAAGATCGTCGAAGCCGCCCGCGCGCGCGAAGCCGCCCGCAAGGCGCGCGAAATGACGCGTCGCAAGAGCGTGCTGGAAGGCGCCGGCCTGCCCGGCAAGCTGGCCGACTGCCAGGAAAAGGATCCGGCGCTGTGCGAGCTGTACATCGTCGAGGGTGACTCCGCAGGCGGCTCGGCCAAGCAAGGCCGCGACCGCAAGTTCCAGGCCATCCTGCCGCTGCGCGGCAAGGTGCTGAACGTCGAGAAGGCGCGTTTTGACCGCCTGATCGCCAGCGAGCAGATCGCCACGCTGATCACCGCGCTGGGCACCAGCATCGGCCCGGACTTCAACGTCGACAAGCTGCGCTACCACCGCCTCATCATCATGACCGACGCGGACGTCGACGGCGCGCACATCCGCACGCTGCTGCTGACGCTGCTGTACCGTCAGATGCCCGAGCTGGTGCAGCGCGGCTACGTCTACATCGCCCAGCCGCCGCTGTACAAGGTCAAGGTCGGCCGCGAAGAGCGCTACCTGAAGGATGACCAGGAAGAAGCGCAGTTCATGCTGCAGCTGGCCCTGAAGGACGCCGAGATCATCTCCGGCGGCAACATCATCCGGGGTGACGAGCTGAGTGAACTGGCGCGTCAGTACGTGGCGGCTGACGGCGTCATCGCGCGCCTGTCGCGCGTGTTCGACGTGGCCGCGCTGTCGGCCATGGCCGAAGGCGTGGAGATCAACCTGGAGTCCACCGAGAGCACCGCCGATTCGGCCAGGCGCCTGGCCGACGCCATGCGCGATCCGGTCAGCGGCAACGGCGTGGAAGTGGTGCCCGAGTTCGACGAAGCCACCGAACGCCATCGCCTGTCGATCCAGCGCATGCACCACGGCAACGTGCGCGTCAGCATCATCGACGCCGACTTCGTCGGCGGTTCCGACTACGCGATCCTGTCGCGCGCCGCCAAGAGCTTCTCCGGCAAGGTCGGCCCGCGTTCGCTGGCCGCGCGTGGCGAAGGCGAAAAGCGCAAGGAACAGAACGTCTCCGACTTCCGCGAAGCGATGCAGTGGCTGCGCAGCGAAGCCGACCGCGGCATCTCCAAGCAGCGCTACAAGGGCCTGGGCGAAATGAACCCGGAACAGCTGTGGGAAACCACCATGGACCCGAAGGTGCGCCGCCTGTTGCGCGTGCAGATCGAGGACGCCATCGCGGCCGACGAGGTCTTCACCACGCTGATGGGCGACGACGTCGAACCGCGCCGCAACTTCATCGAGGCGCATGCGCTGTCGGCGGGGAACATCGACGTCTGA
- the rpmH gene encoding 50S ribosomal protein L34 — translation MKRTYQPSVTRRKRTHGFRVRMKTRAGRAILNARRAKGRKRLAV, via the coding sequence ATGAAACGCACCTACCAACCTTCCGTTACCCGCCGCAAGCGCACCCATGGTTTCCGCGTGCGCATGAAGACCCGCGCTGGCCGCGCCATCCTGAACGCTCGCCGCGCCAAGGGCCGCAAGCGTCTGGCTGTCTAA
- a CDS encoding ribonuclease P protein component produces the protein MPRATLPPEARLHRPSEFAAALKGRRLARGAFFVVSAASNDLPPGQDACARLGLVIAKRFAAHATTRNALKRVIREAFRHRRLGLPAKDYVVRLHSKVTPATLTALKQAARAEADAHFERIAR, from the coding sequence ATGCCGCGCGCCACGCTTCCGCCGGAGGCGCGGCTGCATCGCCCCTCCGAGTTCGCCGCCGCCCTCAAAGGCCGGCGTCTGGCCCGAGGGGCGTTTTTCGTTGTGAGCGCCGCTTCCAACGATCTGCCCCCCGGCCAGGATGCCTGTGCCCGGCTGGGCCTGGTGATCGCCAAGCGCTTCGCCGCCCACGCCACCACGCGCAACGCGCTCAAGCGGGTCATCCGCGAAGCGTTCCGCCACCGGCGGCTGGGGTTGCCGGCGAAAGACTACGTCGTCCGGCTGCACAGCAAGGTCACGCCCGCCACGCTCACCGCGCTGAAACAGGCGGCCCGGGCCGAAGCGGACGCTCACTTCGAGCGGATCGCGCGATGA
- the yidC gene encoding membrane protein insertase YidC, translating into MDIRRTVLWMIFSFSLLLLWNNWQIHNGKPSLFGGPTPAASTPANGTPAADANSATPSVPNAPPATASTAPSAVPGAAAPVPTRSEEVVITTDVLRLTFDTLGAQLVRAELLKYPATGQPDKPTVLLDRTAGLNYVAQTGVVGAANGQNFPTHQTPFRVVSTDRQMTGDSLVVAFEAESGGVKVTKTFTLHRGRYDIDVRHDLANVGAAPVTPALYLQLERDGNDPADTSSFYHTFTGMAVYSEQDKFQKMTFADIEKKKANYIKQADNGWIAVVQHYFATAWVPPQGKPRNNEVLEVQKNLYAARTIEAVGEIAPGAAARVDSHLWVGPQDQKAMAALAPGLELVVDYGWLTIIAKPLFTLMTWLHSILGNWGWTIVALTVLIKALFYPLAAASYRSMARMKQVAPRLQALKEKYGDDKQKLNAAMMEMYRTEKINPLGGCLPMVVQIPVFISLYWVLLASVEMRGAPWILWVHDLSIRDPFFILPAIMMATMFLQIKLNPTPPDPVQAKVMMIMPLVFGGMMFFFPAGLVLYWCVNNTLSIAQQWSITRAMQRKTEAAANR; encoded by the coding sequence ATGGATATCCGACGAACCGTCCTCTGGATGATTTTCTCCTTCTCGCTGTTGCTCCTTTGGAACAACTGGCAGATCCATAACGGCAAACCGTCGCTGTTCGGGGGCCCCACGCCCGCGGCCAGCACGCCCGCCAACGGCACGCCGGCAGCCGACGCGAACAGCGCGACGCCGTCGGTGCCCAATGCGCCGCCCGCGACCGCCAGCACCGCGCCCTCGGCCGTGCCTGGCGCCGCCGCGCCGGTGCCGACGCGCTCGGAAGAAGTCGTCATCACCACCGACGTGCTGCGCCTGACCTTCGACACGCTGGGCGCCCAACTGGTGCGCGCCGAGCTGCTGAAGTACCCGGCCACCGGCCAGCCCGACAAGCCCACCGTGCTGCTCGACCGCACCGCGGGCCTGAACTACGTTGCCCAGACCGGCGTCGTCGGCGCCGCCAACGGCCAGAACTTCCCCACCCACCAGACGCCGTTCCGCGTGGTCTCGACCGACCGCCAGATGACCGGCGACAGCCTGGTGGTGGCGTTCGAAGCCGAATCGGGTGGCGTGAAAGTCACCAAGACCTTCACGCTGCATCGCGGCCGCTATGACATCGACGTGCGCCACGACCTGGCCAACGTCGGCGCCGCCCCCGTGACGCCCGCGCTGTACCTGCAGCTCGAGCGCGACGGCAACGATCCGGCCGATACGTCCAGCTTCTATCACACGTTCACCGGCATGGCCGTCTACTCGGAACAGGACAAGTTCCAGAAGATGACTTTCGCCGACATCGAGAAGAAGAAGGCCAACTACATCAAGCAGGCCGACAACGGCTGGATCGCCGTGGTGCAGCACTACTTCGCCACCGCCTGGGTGCCGCCGCAAGGCAAGCCGCGCAACAACGAAGTGCTGGAAGTGCAGAAGAACCTGTACGCCGCGCGCACCATCGAAGCCGTCGGCGAGATCGCCCCGGGCGCAGCCGCCCGCGTCGATTCGCACCTGTGGGTCGGTCCGCAGGACCAGAAGGCCATGGCGGCGCTCGCCCCCGGCCTGGAACTGGTGGTCGACTACGGCTGGCTGACCATCATCGCCAAGCCGCTGTTCACGCTGATGACCTGGCTGCATTCCATCCTGGGCAACTGGGGCTGGACCATCGTCGCCCTGACCGTGCTGATCAAGGCCCTGTTCTACCCCCTGGCCGCCGCCAGCTACCGCTCCATGGCCCGCATGAAGCAGGTTGCTCCGCGCCTGCAGGCCCTGAAGGAAAAGTACGGCGACGACAAGCAGAAGCTCAACGCGGCCATGATGGAGATGTACCGCACCGAGAAGATCAACCCGCTGGGCGGCTGCCTGCCGATGGTGGTGCAGATCCCGGTGTTCATCTCGCTGTACTGGGTGCTGCTGGCCAGCGTCGAAATGCGCGGCGCGCCGTGGATCCTGTGGGTGCACGACCTGTCGATCCGCGACCCGTTCTTCATTCTGCCCGCCATCATGATGGCCACCATGTTCCTGCAGATCAAACTGAACCCGACGCCCCCGGACCCCGTCCAGGCCAAGGTCATGATGATCATGCCGCTGGTGTTCGGCGGGATGATGTTCTTCTTCCCGGCCGGCCTGGTGCTCTACTGGTGCGTCAACAACACCCTGTCGATCGCGCAGCAGTGGTCCATCACCCGCGCCATGCAGCGCAAGACGGAAGCCGCGGCCAACCGCTGA
- a CDS encoding catalase, with protein sequence MTDKKHLTTASGAPVADNNNTLTAGPRGPALLQDFWLIEKLAHFDRERIPERVVHAKGSGAYGTFTVTHDISKYTRASIFSKVGKQTPLFLRFSTVAGERGAADAERDVRGFAIKFYTDEGNWDLVGNNTPVFFIRDPLKFPDFIHTQKRDPKTNLRSATAAWDFWSLSPESLHQVTILMSDRGIPANLRQQHGFGSHTFSFVNAGGERFYVKFHFKSQQGIACLSDEDAAQVVAHDRESSQRDLFENIEQGNFPKWTLKVQIMPAAEAETYHINPFDLTKVWPHGDYPLIEVGVLELNKNPENYFAEVEQAAFTPANVVPGIDFSPDKMLQGRLFSYGDTHRYRLGINHHQIPVNAPRCPFHSYHRDGAARVDGNAGGTLNYEPNSAGEWKETPSAGEPPLPLDGQAAARWNHRVDDDYYSQPGALFRLMTPAQQELLFGNIGRHMASVPEEIQRRQLEHFRKADPAYAAGVAKALGLKL encoded by the coding sequence ATGACCGATAAGAAGCATCTGACCACCGCCTCTGGCGCGCCGGTGGCCGACAACAACAACACCTTGACCGCCGGCCCGCGCGGTCCGGCGTTGTTGCAGGACTTCTGGCTGATAGAGAAACTCGCCCATTTCGACCGTGAACGCATCCCCGAACGCGTGGTGCATGCCAAGGGCTCGGGCGCCTATGGCACCTTCACCGTCACTCACGACATCAGCAAGTACACCCGCGCCAGCATCTTCTCCAAGGTCGGCAAGCAGACCCCGCTGTTCCTGCGCTTCTCGACCGTGGCCGGCGAGCGCGGCGCGGCCGACGCCGAACGCGACGTGCGCGGCTTCGCCATCAAGTTCTACACCGACGAAGGCAACTGGGACCTGGTGGGCAACAACACCCCGGTGTTCTTCATCCGCGACCCGCTCAAGTTCCCCGACTTCATCCACACCCAGAAGCGCGACCCCAAGACCAACCTGCGCAGCGCTACCGCCGCCTGGGATTTCTGGTCGCTCAGCCCCGAATCGCTGCACCAGGTCACCATCCTGATGAGCGACCGCGGCATTCCCGCCAACCTGCGCCAGCAGCATGGTTTCGGCTCGCACACCTTCAGCTTCGTCAACGCCGGCGGTGAACGCTTCTACGTGAAGTTCCACTTCAAGTCACAGCAGGGCATCGCCTGTCTGAGCGACGAAGACGCCGCCCAGGTGGTGGCCCACGACCGCGAAAGCTCGCAGCGCGACCTGTTCGAGAACATCGAGCAGGGCAACTTCCCGAAGTGGACGCTGAAGGTGCAGATCATGCCGGCGGCCGAGGCCGAGACCTATCACATCAACCCGTTCGACCTGACCAAGGTGTGGCCGCACGGCGACTATCCGCTGATCGAAGTGGGCGTGCTGGAACTGAACAAGAACCCGGAGAACTACTTCGCCGAGGTCGAGCAGGCCGCCTTCACGCCCGCCAACGTGGTGCCCGGCATCGACTTCTCGCCGGACAAGATGCTGCAGGGCCGGCTGTTCTCGTATGGCGACACGCACCGCTACCGCCTGGGCATCAACCACCACCAGATCCCGGTGAACGCACCGCGCTGCCCGTTCCACAGCTACCACCGCGATGGCGCGGCGCGCGTGGACGGCAACGCCGGCGGCACGCTCAACTACGAGCCCAACAGCGCCGGTGAATGGAAGGAAACCCCGTCGGCCGGCGAACCGCCGCTGCCGCTGGACGGCCAGGCCGCCGCGCGCTGGAACCACCGCGTCGATGACGACTACTACTCGCAGCCGGGCGCCTTGTTCCGCCTGATGACGCCGGCGCAGCAGGAGCTGCTGTTCGGCAACATCGGCCGCCACATGGCGAGCGTGCCCGAGGAAATCCAGCGTCGCCAGCTGGAACACTTCCGCAAGGCCGATCCGGCCTACGCGGCGGGCGTGGCCAAGGCGCTGGGGTTGAAGCTGTAG